One window of Perca flavescens isolate YP-PL-M2 chromosome 6, PFLA_1.0, whole genome shotgun sequence genomic DNA carries:
- the echdc1 gene encoding ethylmalonyl-CoA decarboxylase, with protein sequence MVLCAVRRHLLKSSSSSSCGAWARLLQRGCVYSSVHCSDQGEIREKLQAFPGGSVDLLKQESGIAVLTINYPSRMNAFSGSMMVDLEERVSQLESWIDCKGLIVQGASGTFCSGSDLNAVRAISNPQDGMKMCMFMQNALTRLLRLPLISVALVEGRALGGGAELTTACDFRLMASGSVIQFVHKHMGLVPGWGGAARLVRIVGSQNALKLLGGAVKVDPELGLQIGLADGVLEVPQAEEGAGTLLQRAENWLSHYTNGAAPVVQAVKKVVLSGRELPLSEALRTEKDIFGTVWGGPANLQALASKSKHR encoded by the exons ATGGTACTGTGTGCAGTGAGGAGACATCTCctaaagagcagcagcagcagcagctgtggaGCCTGGGCCAG GCTGCTCCAGAGAGGTTGTGTGTACTCCAGTGTCCATTGCTCGGACCAGGGGGAGATCAGAGAGAAGCTGCAGGCCTTTCCTGGAGGATCCGTTGACCTGCTCAAACAGGAGTCTGGCATCGCTGTGCTGACCATCAACTACCCGTCCCGCATGAATGCCTTCTCCG GCAGTATGATGGTGGATCTGGAGGAGAGGGTGAGCCAGCTGGAGAGCTGGATAGACTGTAAAGGCCTCATTGTTCAGGGTGCTTCTGGAACGTTCTGCTCTGGATCGGACCTCAACGCTGTCAGGGCGATATCTAACCCACAG GATGGGATGAAGATGTGTATGTTCATGCAGAATGCTCTTACAAGACTACTCCG GCTGCCTCTGATCTCTGTTGCTCTGGTGGAGGGGAGAGCGTTGGGAGGAGGTGCAGAACTCACCACTGCCTGCGATTTCAG gTTAATGGCATCTGGCAGTGTGATCCAGTTTGTCCATAAACACATGGGCCTGGTCCCAGGCTGGGGCGGCGCCGCTCGACTTGTCCGCATTGTCGGAAGCCAGAATGCACTGAAGCTGCTTGGTGGTGCTGTAAAAGTGGATCCCGAACTTGGCCTGCAGATTGGACTGGCAGATGGAGTCCTGGAGGTTCCCCAGGCAGAGGAGGGTGCCGGGACTCTCCTCCAGCGGGCTGAAAACTGGCTCAGTCACTATACAAATGGAGCTGCCCCAGTGGTCCAGGCTGTGAAGAAGGTAGTGCTGTCAGGGAGAGAGCTCCCTCTGTCAGAGGCTCTGAGGACTGAGAAGGATATATTTGGTACGGTGTGGGGTGGTCCAGCTAACCTGCAGGCTCTGGCCAGCAAGTCCAAACACAGATGA
- the LOC114556748 gene encoding E3 ubiquitin-protein ligase rnf146, with product MASCGEVDHSVSSLPSSKKGSNSGGGSGNSAESSCSGSSNSSPALSVPECAICLQSCVHPVQLPCHHVFCFLCVKGASWQSKRCALCRQEVPDDFLERPTLLSPEELKASAGGRGGAASDHAWYYEGRNGWWQYDERTSRELEDAFSKGKKTAEMLIAGFLYVADLENMVQYRRNEHGRRRKMKRDVLDIPKKGVAGLRLDTETVPGAIGAAGRENSADGADTTVAGVQQPVTGIPSTVTAPARPPTSLGGQPDSSSSSPTLEDALSQLQISPRPTPSHERSEAGEGEEEDEEEEASPSRSSDPHTSVDESGSGDWSDDEEEEEEEEEGGDGERVEPWEDRPRRQRLNPEDRAPPGAESASPPSSSSSSGRSRMPDGQCTVTEV from the coding sequence ATGGCTAGTTGTGGGGAGGTAGACCACTCTGTTAGCTCGCTTCCATCCAGTAAGAAAGGCAGCAACAGCGGTGGTGGCAGTGGGAACAGTGCAGAATCCTCATGCTCTGGCTCCAGCAACTCATCCCCAGCCCTGTCTGTACCAGAGTGTGCCATCTGTCTGCAGAGCTGCGTCCACCCGGTCCAACTGCCATGCCATCACGTcttctgtttcctgtgtgtgaaGGGAGCATCCTGGCAGAGCAAACGATGTGCTCTCTGCAGACAGGAAGTACCGGATGACTTCCTGGAAAGGCCTACACTTCTCTCTCCGGAGGAGCTAAAGGCATCGGCGGGTGGTCGGGGTGGGGCTGCAAGTGATCATGCCTGGTATTATGAGGGCCGTAATGGTTGGTGGCAGTATGACGAGCGAACCAGCCGCGAGCTGGAGGACGCTTTCTCCAAGGGCAAGAAAACGGCTGAAATGCTGATTGCTGGGTTTTTGTATGTAGCCGACTTGGAGAACATGGTGCAGTACAGGCGCAACGAGCACGGCCGTAGACGCAAGATGAAGAGGGACGTTTTGGATATCCCCAAGAAGGGAGTGGCGGGACTGCGTTTGGACACTGAGACTGTTCCTGGTGCCATTGGGGCGGCCGGTCGAGAGAACTCTGCTGATGGGGCTGATACCACAGTAGCAGGTGTACAGCAGCCGGTTACAGGTATCCCCTCTACTGTTACAGCCCCAGCCAGACCTCCCACCTCCCTTGGTGGTCAgcctgacagcagcagcagcagccccacTCTGGAGGATGCTCTCTCCCAACTGCAGATCAGCCCCAGGCCCACACCTTCTCACGAGCGGTCTGAGGCTggggaaggagaggaagaagatgaggaagaggaggcctcACCCTCCAGGTCCTCTGACCCTCACACCTCCGTGGACGAGTCTGGCTCTGGCGACTGGAGCgacgatgaggaggaggaagaagaagaagaagaggggggAGATGGAGAGCGCGTGGAGCCCTGGGAGGATAGGCCACGGCGGCAAAGACTGAATCCAGAGGACAGAGCCCCTCCTGGCGCAGAGTCCGCCTCTCCCCCTTCTTCATCCAGTAGCAGTGGAAGGTCCAGAATGCCTGATGGCCAGTGTACAGTGACTGAAGTGTGA
- the mdh2 gene encoding malate dehydrogenase, mitochondrial codes for MFARAVRPTVSLARSLSTSSQNNAKVAVLGASGGIGQPLSLLLKNSPLVSHLSLYDIAHTPGVAADLSHIETRAQVTGHMGPDQLDAALQGCDVVVIPAGVPRKPGMTRDDLFNTNATIVATLADACARNCPEAMICVIANPVNSTIPITSEVMKKYGVYNPNKVFGVTTLDIVRANAFVADLKGLDPARVNVPVIGGHAGKTIIPLISQCTPKVEFPADQLAALTGRIQEAGTEVVKAKAGAGSATLSMAYAGARFTFSVLDAMNGKEGVVECGYVRSEETECKYFSTPLLLGKNGIEKNLGLGKLTAFEEKLVADAMDELKSSIKKGEDFVANMK; via the coding sequence ATGTTTGCCCGTGCAGTGAGACCGACCGTGAGCCTGGCTCGGAGCCTTTCCACCTCGTCGCAGAACAACGCCAAGGTGGCGGTGCTGGGAGCGTCAGGCGGCATAGGCCAGCCGCTTTCTCTGCTTCTCAAGAATAGCCCCCTGGTGAGTCACCTCTCCCTGTATGATATCGCCCACACCCCCGGTGTGGCTGCAGACCTCAGCCACATCGAGACAAGGGCCCAGGTGACCGGCCACATGGGTCCCGACCAGCTGGATGCTGCTCTGCAGGGCTGCGATGTCGTGGTCATCCCCGCCGGTGTGCCCAGAAAACCCGGCATGACCCGCGATGATCTCTTCAACACCAACGCCACCATTGTAGCCACCTTGGCCGATGCCTGCGCCCGCAACTGCCCCGAAGCCATGATCTGCGTCATTGCCAACCCTGTCAACTCCACCATACCGATTACATCAGAGGTCATGAAGAAGTATGGCGTTTACAACCCCAACAAAGTGTTTGGTGTCACAACCCTGGACATTGTCAGAGCAAACGCCTTCGTAGCAGACCTCAAAGGCCTTGACCCAGCTCGCGTCAATGTACCAGTCATTGGAGGTCATGCTGGGAAGACCATCATTCCCCTCATTTCCCAGTGCACACCAAAAGTGGAGTTCCCTGCTGACCAGTTGGCTGCTCTGACTGGTAGGATCCAGGAGGCCGGCACGGAGGTGGTGAAAGCCAAGGCCGGAGCCGGATCTGCTACCCTCTCCATGGCCTATGCTGGTGCCCGCTTCACCTTCTCCGTCCTGGACGCCATGAATGGAAAGGAGGGTGTGGTGGAGTGCGGCTACGTCAGGTCCGAGGAGACAGAGTGCAAGTACTTCTCCACACCTCTTCTCCTGGGGAAGAACGGCATTGAGAAGAACCTTGGGCTGGGCAAGCTGACTGCCTTCGAGGAGAAGCTGGTCGCCGACGCCATGGATGAGCTGAAGTCTTCTATCAAGAAGGGCGAAGATTTTGTGGCTAATATGAAGTGA